The genomic region AGCAAAGGCTTCTTAGTCTTTTTTCTCTTCCATAGAATTCCATCCCCTGGCGATCAATGGCAATTTTTGATTCGCACGGGTAACCAAATGCATACCTTCATTTTCTTCGGTCATATGGCCGATAACGGTTAAATGCGGATTCCCCTTAATTTTATCATAATCGTCCTGTGAGATCGTGAATAACAATTCATAGTCTTCACCACCACTCAACGCGATCATGGTGCTATCAATTTCAAATTCCTCACAAACCGATATAACCGCAGGATCTAGTGGGATCTTTTCTTCAAACAGGTTGGCTCCAACTTTGGAATTTTTACATAAATGAATGATCTCCGAAGAAAGTCCGTCACTTATGTCGATCATTGAAGTAGGTTTTACTTCTAGATCTTTTAGCAGGGGAGCGATATCTTTTCTCGCTTCCGGTTTCAATTGTCTTTCGATAAGGTAAGTATATTGATCAAGGTCTGGTTGCGCATTTGGGTTAGCTTTAAAAACCTCTTTTTCGCGTTCCAGCACCTGTAATCCCATGTAAGCTGCGCCAAGGTCTCCGGTTAGAACAAGAAGGTCGTTAGGTTTCGCTCCATCTCTGTAAACAACTTCATCCTTTTCAGCCACTCCAAGGGCGGTGACACTAATCATTAATCCAGAGGTTGAGGACGTAGTGTCTCCTCCAATAACATCAACATTATATAATTTAGCGGCAAGCTGAATTCCTGCATACAACTCCTCAAGTGCTTCTACCGGGAAACGGTTTGAAACCGCAATGGAGATCGTCACCTGAGTGGCTGTACCGTTCATAGCATAGATGTCTGAAAGGTTTACCATAACAGCTTTATACCCCAAATGTTTGAGCGGCATATAGGCCAGGTCAAAATGAACACCTTCAATGAGTAGATCTGTACTCACCAGGGTTTGCTTGTTTTCAAAATTAAGCACAGCGGCATCATCTCCAATAGCTTTAACGGTAGATTCCAGTTTCGGACTAAAATTCTTAGTTAGATGGTCTATAAGTCCAAATTCTCCTAATTCTGAAAGGTTTGTCCTGCTTTCCTGACTATTCTCAAACATGCGATTGAATTTTAAAGTGCAAAAGTACGATTATAAAATTCAATGAAGAAGAATGAAGCAAAAGCTTTATTGAGTAACGACGGGTGAAAATGGACTATAATACAGGTTGCTTTTTTTGATTGTCATGCTCTATATGTCAATTCTTAAAACATATGCTTAGTCTATGGTAAAACACATGCTTTGTAGTATATTTGTGCCCAATTTAGAATTAATCTTTATAGCTTATGATTAAAGTTAGCGAAGAGGCTAAAAAGAAAATTTCCGCACTAATGTCTGAGGGAGGATTTAATCCTGGAGCCGACTATGTTCGAGTAGGCGTTAAGAGTGGCGGTTGTTCTGGCTTATCATACGAATTGAATTTCGATAAAAGTCAGGCAGAAGGCGATAAGGTC from Gramella sp. MT6 harbors:
- the thiL gene encoding thiamine-phosphate kinase, which encodes MFENSQESRTNLSELGEFGLIDHLTKNFSPKLESTVKAIGDDAAVLNFENKQTLVSTDLLIEGVHFDLAYMPLKHLGYKAVMVNLSDIYAMNGTATQVTISIAVSNRFPVEALEELYAGIQLAAKLYNVDVIGGDTTSSTSGLMISVTALGVAEKDEVVYRDGAKPNDLLVLTGDLGAAYMGLQVLEREKEVFKANPNAQPDLDQYTYLIERQLKPEARKDIAPLLKDLEVKPTSMIDISDGLSSEIIHLCKNSKVGANLFEEKIPLDPAVISVCEEFEIDSTMIALSGGEDYELLFTISQDDYDKIKGNPHLTVIGHMTEENEGMHLVTRANQKLPLIARGWNSMEEKKD
- a CDS encoding iron-sulfur cluster assembly accessory protein, giving the protein MIKVSEEAKKKISALMSEGGFNPGADYVRVGVKSGGCSGLSYELNFDKSQAEGDKVFEDNDVKIVVDKRSVLYLAGTILEYSGGLNGKGFVFNNPNAQRTCGCGESFSL